The Apium graveolens cultivar Ventura chromosome 10, ASM990537v1, whole genome shotgun sequence nucleotide sequence gtccttatatgtctataagaattgaaaacataacggtttaatgcgcaagttatctatcatgatcACATCgtgcaagtaagatggttaaaattacctacgaatcatgcataacaattatatatgaacctatgctagcatggcaagttctaaatctctatattcactttcccttcaatagagattaacacgctatcttatatgttagctacgcacataagacgaataagcacaaccgatactaggatatcaatcaatcaccacacactaaagtatCGAAACagtttaactaaagaaatccataaataaatccactaaaaccccatgataatgattagttcataatcgaactcatcatcaccatgagttccaatgaaagcatgataataaacaatataagagtactagggtttaaagacaaataaaaaacaagcatccaagtatcaactatattgaagaaaacaagagtcttcttctccgtagccttctcgtgctctctaggtcttcttattgctcttccaggtctccttgttgttgaaaacgtctttttattgatatatataggctccacGATGACCAGGattctcaaaatcttcaatttcgactaaaatcaagATTCTGGGGTAGAAACCGGGCACGGGCGCGCTGTTTTCGGCCGTGGCCGCACTGTAATAGAGATTTCagcggcgcgggcgcgctggttccggcacgggcgcgctgacattctggaaaaattatgacaattcttcttttggccgtatcttgagttctgctcttcagaattaggcgattcaactgcccacgcgaagctaacgagattctctacaacttgataatgtcctaggcttccaattctgatcgTTTTTCAGCATAATTCTTTGAAAAGTTTCTTTCTTCTTTTAACTAATGcatgaaatgcaataacacaaaaatacatcaaaaataccaacaactttagtccaaaacaccaacctaagcctgaaatgaagcgttccaagtagatataaaatccacttatcacctTTCTTCTGAAAAGACAACAATCGGATTTATCTTTTCACAAATAAAAGAAATAAAGAGAGAAATAGAGGGAGATAGAGATATATAGAGAAAGAGACATGGAGAGATATAGAGAGAGAAGCGTGAAGTGAGATAGTCGTATATAGTTTCAAATCAAAGAGAGGGGAGAAAAATATTGTAAGCCCTAATTGTAAATCAAAGCTTGAACATAGATTTGTAATCCAAGCTTTACATATAATGAAACTCTAATTCATCTCGTAAATCAACCTTTAAACTTAAGCCCTTCCGCTTGAAAGCTTAATTGAGTCCGCCATTGAGAGGCTCATTTAGTTAAAAAGAAGAGTGAATATGGGTTAGCGATGGAGGTATTTTAAGAGTTATGGTTGTTTAAGAGTTTTGTgtatctaattttttttatttattattataattaaattgaGCGGGTTAATTTTCGTTTTTAGTCACCCAAATTTTTTGGTCAAATTTGACCCTCCTAGAATTTAGTAGATTACCGCCTGAAATTTCAATTTTTAGTAACATATTTCGAAAAATCAATTATAACACTGTAATTTGTGTTACAACAGAAACTTAATCGTCACTAAGGTAACATTAGATGATATCAATGGTAGCACCAAGAAAAAGTATTGCCTTATATCAATTTTTAGTCATTTAAGGTAATATTTTTGCTTGTAATACACAGAAAAGTGTTGGTAGAGGTCAAATATGGTGTAGTACCACTTCATTACTAAACCCCATCTTCAGAAGCACGGCTTCTAAAAAATTCCACTCTACACGATCATAAGCTTTGAACATATCAAGTTTTAAAGCCATCCAACTATCTTTCCTCTTAGTTTTCCTTTTCATGTAGTGCATTACTTTAAAAGCAATCATTATATTTTCTGTAATTAAACGACCATGTGTAAAGGCGCTTTGACAGTCTGGCATAATTGAATCCATGACCTTTTTCAACTTATTAGCCAACACTTtagaaatgattttataaagaacACTACATAGGGAATATGACGTAAATCTGTCATAGAAACTGGATTATGCTTTTTTGGGATTAATGCTATGTTGGTACCTCTTAGCTGAGCATTAATACTCCCGGATTCAAAGAAACTTTGCACCATGGAAACCACATCTTCCTTCATGATATTCCAACATTTCTGATAAAAACCCGAAGTCATGCCGTCTTGTCCCGAAGATTTGTCAGGATGCACACCAGAAAGTGCAGCCTTGACTTCTTTTTCACCCACCTCGAGAAGCAACAACTCATTTTGGGCACTGGTGACTCTCTTAATTGCACAGTCTGTCACTTGATTTCAATCAGTGTTTGTGGTATTGAATAATTGAACAAAATAATCCTCCATTATTTGCTTTAAACCATTACCCCACTCAACTTTATTTTTGTGACTATCTTGCAATGAACTGATATGATTTACTTTATGTCTATTCCTTATATTAGCATGAAAGAACTTACTATTCTAATCACCCTAACGCAACCAAAGTTGAGCCAAAACACTTCTTGTTGTGCGTACGTTTCTGCAAGCTTCTTTTTCTCCCTCCTGGATCAGTTTCACAGAATGAACATCCCCTCCTTCCTTTCAAAGCTTTAAAAATCCTTTTGCTTCGAGATATACGATCTTTAAAGTTGCCCGTGACTTCCTTCTCCCATTCTGACAAGACTTCTGAGCAAAAAGATAATTTGTCGTAGAGAGTCATAGTGTTATTACTCCAGGCATCCACTACTAATTGGTAGCACATAGGTTCTCTTAACCATGCATTTTCAAAGTGAAATGAAGGCTTGTTGTTAGCTTTGATACCAACCTCAGTTTCCAACAATAATGGGCAATGATCAGGGGTAGAGACTTTCATATTTGTGAGTTTAGCTTCTTTAAACAGATTTAAGAACTCCTCAGATACGAGTGCCCGATCAAGGCGTACTTCGATGTGATTATTCATGCCCAAACCTCGTTCTCACGTAAATTGGTATCCACACAGATTCATATCATGTAATTCACAGTCGTTCAGCACATCTTGAAAAACTTGTAGTAAACGATTAGGGTAGGGCCTACCTCATTTTTTGTCATTCTGTGAGAGAACATTATTCATGTCTCCAATAAGACACCAAGACAGTGTATTATTGCTAGCCAAACTCCTAACTAATCTCCAGGTCTCTTCTCGTTTTGATCGGTCTGGTTCACCATAAACACCAGTAAGTCTGTATTTCAAACCTTTTGAAGTTGTCACAACCACAtctatatgatttttttttaaaaagacaAAGTCACTTCTTCTTTATTGCGCCAAAAGAATGCAAGGCCTCCACTGTGCCCACTAGGATCTACTGTTACCATCCCTTCAAAACTGAATGATACTCTTACTTTCTCTACAATATCTTTTCTGCAAATGGTTTCACTCAAGAAAACGTAATTGGGTTTCTTCTGGAGCACTCCTTACAGAATTGTAAGGCCCATGGGGTCCCAAGCCCATGGCAATTCCAACTTATGGTACTCACAATGCTAGGCGAGCACCTACTTGGGTACCCGCCTTCTGTCCGTTTTTTGGATTCAACATATTGATTGGGCTTGATTGCTCAATAGACATGTTCACATCCTCATTTGGATTCAATATGACACCAGTGTTATGGCCCATTTGATTGTCTAGGACCAATCCTTCGTCCGTTCTACATTTTTGGGCTCAATGACGGTTAAATTAGTATGCTCAATTATAGGCGAAATAAGTTCATCTGTGCTGTGAGTAATCCGTATCCCTGACATCCCCTATTTTTGAATCTTTTTGAATTCATGATCTCCAATAATTCCTCCCTTCCCACCCAACTCCTGATTTCTTGGAGTTAATGATGGATCGTGATTGCTGCTACTGCCACCACTATGAGTTTGTGATTGAACTTCGTTATAATTTCGATCATCGTTATCGACTCCGCTTtgaagtcactttgcacctataggCTTTACTTGTTTCTTAAATAGGGCTCTCATCCATGGCCCGTAAGGCTTAGCAATGTTCTCTCCTGATGTTTCAAACAATTTACCACAGAATTTTTCAGAGTGGCCTAATGTTCCACAAATGAAGCAGAATATCGGAACATTCTCATATTTGAACGATATCCAGTACCAATCCTCGACATTATTTTTCATCTTCATTCTTCGTTTGAGTGGTTTAAAGACGTCTACAGAAACACGAACTCGGAAGTAGTCTTTCCAGACTCCCACAAAATTGCTAGCACCTAATGCTACGAACTTTTCACTGTTATTGTCGACTTCTGTAATTATTTTTCAGACATGAATCCGAATTTGAGATCATAAATTTGCACCCATAATTCCATATGATTCAGTTCTACATTGTGAGGATTTTCTCCATCCATCAAACGTCGCATGACTAAAACTCGTCTATTGAAAAACCACGGGCAACCTTTCATTACCCTTTTGACGTCTACCTCATGATAAAATTGAAACAGATAGAGATTAATTTCTAATTTCATCATATATACTCCTTTGCCCCGTCTCTACAAAGCTTCCAGTGTTTGCTGCATGGAGGAGAAATATGCATACCCTTCTGATAAGAATCTACCCACTATGCATAATTTTGCATCGAAACCATTCAAAGAATGTTCATGACTAAGTATCTCCTCTGGATCTAAAGCCAATCCgccttcttcttcctcttctaaAGTGATATTCTTCCTTTTCTAACAACACTCTTTATATTcactatttaaataatattttattattaattttttttatcagaaGTATAATACAAATTGGAGAGAGAAAGTGACTAGCTGTATTACCTATTATAAAATATAACTTAAAATTAGATAATTGGCTCTTAAAAGAGAGGTGAGAGAAGAGACTCTTAAAATTTTTAAGAGtctattattttttaattaagaATTTGTTTAAAAAGTGTGTCGGAGATGCTGCATGAGACTATTGGAGTATTTGTCTTAGATTCATATTTTTACTGCAGATTAGTGACGTGTTTTTCGGGTCTGGGCTTTTAATTCAACCCATTCTCAGATAGCCTAGTAACTACATATAAAAAGAAAGATCCAAACTAAGCCCATatttatatacacacacacccTGCATACATACACCAAAAgagaggaaagtgaagaagaaaTAGAGCCAAGATTCATCACATATCTGCACCC carries:
- the LOC141691128 gene encoding uncharacterized protein LOC141691128; the protein is MNNHIEVRLDRALVSEEFLNLFKEAKLTNMKVSTPDHCPLLLETEVGIKANNKPSFHFENAWLREPMCYQLVVDAWSNNTMTLYDKLSFCSEVLSEWEKEVTGNFKDRISRSKRIFKALKGRRGCSFCETDPGGRKRSLQKHCAIKRVTSAQNELLLLEVGEKEVKAALSGVHPDKSSGQDGMTSGFYQKCWNIMKEDVVSMVQSFFESGSINAQLRVLANKLKKVMDSIMPDCQSAFTHGRLITENIMIAFKVMHYMKRKTKRKDSWMALKLDMFKAYDRVEWNFLEAVLLKMGFSNEVYPTQRFPHGKVAGVLQVDIATTITVQLKELSMKIDYLANYDVNQLTSVCELCAGSHAMEQCTIFSESA